One part of the Anopheles coustani chromosome 2, idAnoCousDA_361_x.2, whole genome shotgun sequence genome encodes these proteins:
- the LOC131264481 gene encoding uncharacterized protein LOC131264481 produces the protein MDFVTDDEKSSDEENAMDDEENSADDEEDGPDYANMPDAECVRYWALTGNESLAIVGQMFEMLRAKTDMNIPKDPRIVLRKKRIIDLPEESIELEFKDIKCKLVKTIGEEEGEMIFFTSYSCRINANL, from the coding sequence ATGGACTTTGTTACGGACGATGAAAAGAGTAGTGATGAAGAGAATGCGATGGACGACGAGGAAAATTCCGCAGATGACGAAGAAGATGGTCCCGATTATGCCAATATGCCAGATGCAGAGTGTGTACGATACTGGGCGTTAACTGGGAACGAGTCGCTTGCAATCGTTGGACAAATGTTCGAGATGCTTCGTGCAAAAACGGATATGAACATCCCAAAAGATCCGAGGATTGTTCTACGAAAAAAGCGGATCATAGATCTTCCAGAGGAATCCATCGAACTAGAATTTAAagatataaaatgtaaactagTCAAAACCATCGGAGAAGAGGAGGGAGAAATGATATTCTTTACTTCGTACTCTTGTCGAATAAATGCAAACTTGTAG